GAGCGCCTTGTTCTTCGATCATTACGTCAGAGTGATTACAGCACATTGTCGGAGCTGTTTTCCGACCCGCAGGTGATCCGTTATGTAAACAGGGGGAGTCAGCCCACACCAATCCGGGCTCGGCGATTATTGAATCAGATTCGCAGCAGCAGTGCCAAGCTGGATTCACTGCATTACGGCATCTGCTGGAAAGGCAGCGAACAGATCATCGGCATCACTTCATTTCAGCATTGGAACGAACAGAACGGTACCGCACAGATCGGATATATTCTGAACAGGTCCACCTGGGGTAAGGGAGTCGCGACTGAGGCAGTACAGCGTTTGCTGGAATTCGGTTTTGCCGAGCTTAATTTGTGCAAAGTGGAAGCCCGCTGTTACGAGGCAAATGTATCATCCGAACGGGTTCTTTGCAAAAGCGGTATGATTTATGAACGGACCCTGCCCTCGTTTGTTTTGAATCATGAGGATGGTGAGACGCCGGATACTCTGCTGGATGTTAAGGTGTACAGTTTGTATCGTGAACAGCATGTTCGTTCTCATTGGGAGAATCGCCTGCAAACGTTGGTATCCGACAAGCACGAGTAACATAGAATAGAGCATATTGCATCAATCCAAAGAGCGCCTTTCAATCAGAAAAATATAGATCGAAATGTTTCTATTGCCGAATAAAATGAAACAGCAGAGGTTTGAAACGAACTTCAATCATTTGTTACACAATTGAAATATAGCTGCAATTGAACTCTAACAGACAGCGGGTAAACTTATCTCATGACCCCCTTTTTGATAATAGATTATGCTGTTGGGACCCGCGCTTAGCGGGTTCATTTTTTTTGTCTATATAAGTTTAACTATGGAATTTCTACACCAACACTCCGATGACAGAACTTATATAACATCTTTTTTTTATATTAGGATACAAAGAAAACCCCCCACAGCGTTTTTACGCCGTGAGGGCTATTTTGGTGCTCTATGTTTAAAACGGTACAACTTGCATTTGTTTCTGCTTGAAGTATACCCATTCAGTGAATCCAATCTCTTGCAGACGTGTACGAACGTCATCCAGTTCATCGGCAACACGCTGCGGTTTGTGGGCATCTGATCCGAAGGTCACCTTCACTCCGTAATGATGCGCACGCTCCAGAATGGCATCGGACGGGTACCAGCCACCACTAAGCTTGGTTTTACCCGACGTATTAATTTCAATAGCCACGTTCGATTCTGCAATGACCTGCAGCGTTTCATCAATGGCTTGATCTGCGATAATGTCCGAGAAAGGTGGGTAATTTCCTTTCATGGCATCAATATGTCCGAGAATCTGGAACATGCCGCTTCGGGCTGATTGCCGAATCAATGCATAGTAACGCTCTTTCACTTCAACCTTACGTGCAGCACTTAATCCGTTCCAGCGGGTTTTGTTGAATATGCTGACATCTTCCGTATGATGAACTGAACCAATAATATAATCAAAAGGATATTGCCCCAGTGTATTGCGATACAATTCGGCATGCACAGGGAAATAGTCGGATTCAATGCCAAGAAGCACATCAATTTTGCCTGCGTATTCTTCCTTCAGAGCCAGTACTTCTTCCACGTAATGACGCAATTCCGACTTGCCCATCGCGATCCGGGGAAATGCCTGCTCCTCGTCACTGCCGAAGTAAGGTGTATGATCCGAGATACCGATGACCTGAAGTCCAGACTGAATACCTGCCTCGATATAGTCGCGAATATTGCCGTCTGCATGACCACAACGAAAATGATGGGTGTGAAGATCAAATTTCATATGGAAATCCTTCCTTTCTCATGGCTCATTTATCATTCTGAACTGATGAACTGGGTCTCCGGCATGCCTTTGAGATCGCTCAGGAATTGCTGCATGGCC
Above is a window of Paenibacillus sp. E222 DNA encoding:
- a CDS encoding histidinol-phosphatase, whose protein sequence is MKFDLHTHHFRCGHADGNIRDYIEAGIQSGLQVIGISDHTPYFGSDEEQAFPRIAMGKSELRHYVEEVLALKEEYAGKIDVLLGIESDYFPVHAELYRNTLGQYPFDYIIGSVHHTEDVSIFNKTRWNGLSAARKVEVKERYYALIRQSARSGMFQILGHIDAMKGNYPPFSDIIADQAIDETLQVIAESNVAIEINTSGKTKLSGGWYPSDAILERAHHYGVKVTFGSDAHKPQRVADELDDVRTRLQEIGFTEWVYFKQKQMQVVPF
- a CDS encoding GNAT family N-acetyltransferase; the protein is MLTRKMLGQGLPALWTERLVLRSLRQSDYSTLSELFSDPQVIRYVNRGSQPTPIRARRLLNQIRSSSAKLDSLHYGICWKGSEQIIGITSFQHWNEQNGTAQIGYILNRSTWGKGVATEAVQRLLEFGFAELNLCKVEARCYEANVSSERVLCKSGMIYERTLPSFVLNHEDGETPDTLLDVKVYSLYREQHVRSHWENRLQTLVSDKHE